A single region of the Raphanus sativus cultivar WK10039 chromosome 1, ASM80110v3, whole genome shotgun sequence genome encodes:
- the LOC108805679 gene encoding trans-Golgi network-localized SYP41-interacting protein 1 → MQENDDLPHDSVDSVADGIENDDHSNDEQQELDPDHGTAFVDSKEDMFVDAPEELNFDTPSKEALTTDDDDDNNDKEDREKELAVLKEQFNLLTAENNEDVNTVEILSRFSKFLDTADEEKTQHEDAIKELRGIISGKDDEIAHLTTKISELSGHHSQNEELLEAATDRILLSLSNVFGQEEPQHGSSVSEKIAHLESGVAFLSVKYTEFYYGADQLRKCLSSAEADLRFQEDFGSALGGACSELLELKQKEASLYERLSHLEDENRKLVEQVNKDREMIESMTAESGKLKAELEQEKTRFSNTKEKLSMAVTKGKALVQNRDALKHQISEKTTELENRLTELQEAKIALESSEAVKGQLEQSLAEKSDELEKCFTQLRDQSVSLEAYELAKNELEQSLAEKTKELEECLMKLQEMSTALDESELIKGEIVKSEALVASFQEMVSSRSSVIENIETILSNIDTPEEGQSLDIIDKVRSLVEERKELKHNSQEYNKLKDLNFPIDLPEELSQSSLETRLTWLRESFLQAKDEVSALQNQIESLKMSLLEETEEKSNIRKELDDLSSSFKRLEETAERESLEREEISALQNQIESLKMSLLAETEEKSNIRKELDDLTSSFKRLEETAERDSLEREEIVRRLLGISGLMTEGVEHHTSSIDLLVSRSFDQIEKKIRDSSDSSYGNEELIERFQSVLYSSDLELSLCKEMLGEDMLASLQVSNLSNELKTVSRELASVKEEKKALETDLERSEEKSALLRDKLSMAIKKGKGLVQDRERLKTQLDEKSSEIEKLMLELQQATGTVDSYKSQIDMISRDLERTKELEAELVAIIDERDQLKQSFSLNDTLLQKVMKSVETMSIPVDLAAEDSSEKVDRLVGYFKEVQQARVEEQEELEKVKDEASTLASKLEETHTALKLVEDALSTAEGNINRLAEENRQLQASKEDVELELQKAVGEASSLSSELDETCATRNTLEAALMQAERNISDIISEKEEAQSSTATAEMELEKVKEEVSNQNNKLAEAHSTIKSLEDTLAQTESNMESLSKQMEDDKLITTNLKTELEKLRDEVELERSKMADASVTIGSLEEALMKADNSLSVLQGEMVKAEAEISTLSSKLNVCMEELAGSSGDTQNKSLEIITHLDNLQMLLKDEGLVSRVNEFLERKFRSLKDIDVIARDIIRNFGEKKLDNVTEDDSTVVKSLLSGLDDSVDTELENNKGDVADEDEISSSLRKIAEGVKRRNKNFEKNFEVFSTSIDSLIAALMENMTASRADVMNVMDHNESLKEQVRSAEDIVREQENTISALQTDLSSLMSVCGETTSKLQSEVKNDLLEVVQFQENDNGSETELTGHPQENHGSECSRTVKELSSATKKACTALKHFETTSTAAAVVIRDMESRLKETSAALEKVVVERDLDQTKVLSSEAKVESMEAICQDLKLQLENFRAEEEKWHDKEVGLSTLYDKLLVQEQEAKENLIPASDVRSLFDKIRGIEVPSVDQVNGLDSQSPYDIKKLHAIVDSVSEMQHQIDLLSYEQNELNSTLAEKDLEIQGLKEAAEANTTAELELVKAENELSKLISGLEKLLGMLAGSDPVKDSDFSESWSLLQALERKIASLLLESESSKSRAQELGLKLVSSEKLVDKLSLKVREFEDKLQSKAIQPDVVLERSIFEAPSTSEISEIEDKGATVKKSISPVPTAAQVRTVRKGSADHLSINIDSESEHLMNNNETDEDKGHVFKSLNMSGLIPAKGKMIADRVDGIWVSGGRVLMSRPQARLGVIVYSLLLHLWLLASIL, encoded by the exons ATGCAAGAGAATGATGATCTTCCGCATGATTCGGTTGATTCTGTCGCTGACGGAATCGAAAATGATGACCACTCAAACGACGAGCAGCAAGAGCTTGATCCTGACCAC GGAACAGCTTTCGTGGACAGTAAGGAAGATATGTTCGTCGATGCTCCCGAAGAGTTGAATTTTGATACACCTAGCAAGGAAGCTCTCACCACAGACGACGATGATGACAAT AATGATAAAGAGGATAGGGAGAAGGAGCTTGCAGTGTTGAAGGAACAGTTTAACCTCTTGACTGCTGAGAACAACGAAGATGTGAACACCGTTGAGATACTCAGCCGCTTCTCAAAGTTTCTAGATACTGCCGACGAAGAGAAGACTCAGCACGAGGATGCAATCAAGGAGCTTCGTGGGATTATCAGTGGCAAGGACGACGAGATTGCTCATCTCACCACCAAGATCTCTGAGCTTTCTGGACATCACTCACAGAACGAGGAGCTACTTGAGGCTGCAACTGATAGGATTCTGCTTTCTCTTAGTAACGTGTTTGGGCAAGAAGAGCCGCAGCATGGCTCTTCTGTCTCTGAAAAGATTGCTCATCTGGAGAGTGGAGTTGCGTTTTTGAGTGTTAAGTACACTGAGTTTTACTACGGTGCTGATCAGTTGAGGAAGTGTTTGTCTAGTGCTGAGGCGGATCTTCGTTTCCAAGAGGATTTTGGTTCGGCTCTAGGTGGTGCTTGTTCTGAGTTACTTGAGCTCAAACAGAAGGAGGCATCGCTTTATGAGAGGCTTAGCCATCTAGAAGATGAGAATAGGAAACTGGTTGAGCAAGTGAATAAAGATAGAGAGATGATTGAGTCGATGACTGCAGAGTCTGGAAAGTTGAAGGCGGAGCTTGAGCAAGAAAAGACAAGGTTTAGTAACACGAAAGAGAAGCTCAGCATGGCTGTAACAAAGGGGAAGGCGTTAGTTCAGAACCGGGATGCTCTGAAGCATCAGATATCTGAGAAAACAACGGAGCTTGAGAATAGGTTGACTGAATTACAGGAGGCGAAGATTGCCCTTGAATCTTCTGAGGCTGTGAAGGGCCAGCTGGAGCAATCGTTAGCTGAAAAGTCAGATGAACTCGAGAAGTGCTTTACTCAGTTGCGTGATCAGTCTGTATCCCTGGAAGCATATGAGCTTGCAAAGAACGAGTTGGAACAGTCTCTGGCCGAGAAAACAAAAGAACTTGAAGAGTGTTTGATGAAGCTACAGGAGATGTCAACAGCATTGGATGAATCTGAACTCATCAAAGGTGAGATAGTGAAATCCGAAGCTTTGGTTGCATCGTTTCAGGAAATGGTATCCTCAAGGAGCTCTGTCATTGAAAATATCGAAACCATCTTGTCAAACATAGATACACCTGAGGAAGGTCAGTCTCTCGATATCATTGACAAAGTTAGGTCACTTGTAGAAGAGAGGAAAGAGCTCAAGCATAATTCCCAGGAATACAACAAGCTAAAAGATTTGAACTTTCCCATAGACTTGCCGGAGGAGCTTTCGCAATCCAGCTTGGAAACTCGCCTAACTTGGCTGAGGGAATCATTTTTACAGGCAAAGGATGAAGTCAGTGCCCTGCAAAACCAAATTGAAAGCTTAAAGATGTCTCTTTTAGAAGAAACGGAGGAGAAAAGTAACATTAGAAAGGAACTCGATGATCTAAGTTCCAGTTTTAAAAGATTGGAGGAAACTGCAGAGCGAGAATCTTTGGAAAGAGAGGAAATTAGTGCCCTGCAAAACCAAATTGAAAGCTTAAAGATGTCTCTTTTAGCAGAAACGGAGGAGAAGAGTAACATTAGAAAGGAACTCGATGATCTAACTTCCAGTTTTAAAAGATTGGAGGAAACTGCAGAGCGAGATTCTTTGGAAAGAGAGGAAATTGTGAGGAGACTTTTGGGAATCTCTGGCTTGATGACAGAAGGAGTCGAACATCATACTTCATCTATCGATTTGCTTGTTTCCAGATCCTTTGATCagatagaaaagaaaatcagagACTCTAGTGACAGTTCTTATGGCAACGAAGAATTGATTGAAAGATTCCAAAGTGTCCTTTATTCTAGTGATCTGGAGTTGTCACTTTGTAAGGAAATGCTAGGCGAGGATATGCTGGCTAGTTTGCAGGTATCTAATCTCTCAAATGAGCTAAAAACCGTATCTCGAGAACTTGCTTCcgtgaaagaagaaaaaaaagctcTGGAGACAGATCTTGAGCGATCAGAGGAGAAATCTGCTTTGCTCCGAGACAAACTTTCCATGGCTATCAAGAAAGGCAAGGGACTTGTCCAAGATAGGGAAAGGTTAAAAACTCAGTTGGATGAGAAAAGCTCTGAAATCGAGAAGCTGATGCTGGAGTTGCAGCAGGCAACTGGTACGGTTGATAGCTACAAGAGTCAGATAGATATGATATCGAGAGACTTAGAGCGCACAAAAGAGCTAGAGGCTGAACTTGTTGCTATTATAGACGAAAGAGATCAGCTTAAGCAGTCCTTTTCTCTGAATGACACCTTGTTGCAGAAAGTGATGAAATCAGTTGAAACCATGAGTATCCCTGTTGATTTAGCAGCTGAGGATTCTTCAGAAAAGGTTGACCGACTTGTTGGGTACTTCAAGGAAGTGCAGCAGGCTAGAGTAGAGGAACAAGAAGAACTGGAAAAAGTAAAAGATGAAGCCAGTACATTAGCCAGTAAATTAGAAGAAACCCACACAGCCTTGAAATTGGTTGAGGATGCCTTGTCTACTGCAGAGGGTAACATCAATCGACTTGCTGAGGAGAATAGGCAACTCCAAGCGTCCAAGGAAGATGTTGAACTTGAGCTGCAGAAAGCAGTGGGAGAGGCCTCCTCTCTGTCTAGCGAGCTGGATGAAACTTGTGCAACCAGGAATACACTTGAAGCTGCACTCATGCAGGCTGAAAGAAATATATCTGATATCATCAGTGAAAAGGAAGAGGCTCAAAGCAGTACTGCTACTGCAGAGATGGAGCTCGAGAAGGTGAAAGAAGAAGTTTCAAATCAGAATAACAAATTAGCAGAAGCACATAGCACCATAAAATCACTTGAAGATACACTTGCTCAGACAGAAAGCAACATGGAATCACTGTCCAAACAAATGGAAGATGACAAACTTATTACTACAAATTTGAAGACAGAGTTAGAGAAGCTTCGAGATGAGGTAGAGTTAGAGCGTAGCAAGATGGCCGATGCTTCCGTGACAATAGGATCCCTCGAAGAGGCACTAATGAAGGCGGATAACAGTCTTTCTGTCCTGCAAGGAGAAATGGTAAAAGCTGAAGCCGAGATATCAACTCTCAGTAGTAAACTTAATGTATGCATGGAAGAGTTAGCTGGATCAAGTGGAGACACACAGAACAAGTCTCTGGAGATTATTACTCATCTTGATAATCTTCAGATGCTACTGAAGGATGAAGGGCTAGTTTCCAGGGTGAATGAATTCCTTGAAAGGAAATTCAGGAGCCTTAAAGACATAGATGTCATTGCTAGAGATATCATAAGAAATTTTGGTGAGAAGAAATTGGACAACGTTACAGAG GATGATTCGACTGTGGTAAAATCCTTGTTGAGTGGTCTTGATGATTCAGTGGATACAGAGCTGGAGAATAATAAAGGGGATGTAGCTGATGAAGACGAAATTTCTTCATCCCTTAGGAAGATCGCAGAGGGGGTCAAGCgtagaaacaaaaattttgagAAAAACTTTGAGGTTTTCTCAACTTCCATTGATTCACTCATTGCAGCATTAATGGAAAACATGACAGCATCTAGGGCTGATGTGATGAATGTCATGGATCATAATGAGTCCCTGAAAGAACAGGTGAGGAGTGCAGAAGATATTGTTCGCGAACAGGAAAACACTATATCTGCATTACAAACAGATTTGTCATCTTTGATGTCTGTATGTGGCGAGACTACCAGCAAACTGCAATCGGAAGTGAAAAATGACCTCCTAGAGGTTGTTCAGTTCCAAGAAAATGATAACGGTAGTGAAACTGAATTAACAGGACACCCACAGGAGAATCATGGAAGTGAATGCTCTCGGACAGTAAAAGAATTATCTTCTGCTACAAAGAAAGCGTGTACCGCTCTGAAGCACTTTGAGACAACAAGTACTGCAGCTGCTGTTGTTATACGAGATATGGAGAGCAGGCTAAAAGAAACATCTGCCGCTCTAGAAAAGGTTGTGGTAGAAAGAGATCTAGACCAAACTAAGGTTTTAAGTTCAGAGGCCAAGGTGGAATCTATGGAAGCGATCTGCCAAGATCTGAAACTTCAGCTGGAAAATTTCAGAGCCGAAGAAGAGAAATGGCATGATAAAGAGGTGGGACTTTCTACGTTGTATGACAAACTGTTGGTGcaagagcaag AAGCAAAGGAAAACCTAATTCCAGCTTCTGATGTGCGTTCCCTTTTTGACAAGATACGTGGTATTGAGGTGCCGTCAGTTGATCAGGTCAATGGATTAGATTCTCAGAGTCCATATGATATAAAGAAGCTACACGCAATTGTTGATAGTGTTAGTGAGATGCAGCATCAGATAGACCTTTTATCATATGAGCAAAACGAGCTCAATTCCACCTTGGCAGAAAAGGATCTTGAAATTCAAGGTTTGAAGGAGGCGGCTGAAGCAAATACTACGGCCGAGCTAGAGTTAGTGAAGGCAGAGAACGAATTGTCCAAGCTAATATCTGGCTTGGAGAAACTGCTGGGCATGTTGGCGGGCAGTGATCCTGTTAAAGACTCAGACTTCTCTGAGTCATGGTCACTCTTACAAGCACTAGAGAGAAAAATAGCTTCCCTTCTCCTAGAGTCAGAGAGTTCAAAATCTAGAGCCCAAGAACTTGGTCTAAAGCTAGTCAGCAGCGAGAAACTTGTGGATAAATTGTCGCTAAAAGTTAGAGAATTTGAAGATAAACTTCAAAGCAAAGCTATTCAGCCTGATGTCGTTCTTGAAAGGAGCATCTTCGAAGCACCTTCTACCTCAGAGATATCCGAGATTGAGGACAAG GGAGCCACGGTGAAAAAATCAATATCACCTGTGCCTACAGCAGCGCAAGTGAGAACAGTGAGGAAAGGATCAGCGGATCATCTTTCAATCAACATAGATTCAGAGTCCGAGCATTTGATGAACAACAACGAAACAGATGAAGATAAAG GACATGTTTTCAAGTCTCTCAACATGTCTGGTCTGATTCCAGCGAAAGGAAAGATGATAGCAGATCGGGTCGATGGGATATG GGTCTCAGGTGGAAGAGTATTAATGAGCCGTCCTCAAGCAAGGCTTGGCGTTATTGTATACAGTCTCTTATTGCATCTGTGGCTCCTAGCTTCCATCTTGTAA
- the LOC108838849 gene encoding E3 ubiquitin-protein ligase AIRP2 has protein sequence MYYQLTKSSYMDSLKILEADIEHANGLAAEIPMGKSGVRLQMKLVCSNLAPFFIFLLQWMDFSCLLPRYFDFFHILIYKVRSDGRWNLSRYGRKATIREFYGVILPSLERLHINFSDLPGDSVWYSNPKAIAKKNYDVEDNRFIMTNVDSEEREEECGICLEPCTKMVLPNCCHAMCIKCYRNWNTKSESCPFCRGSIKRVNSEDLWVLTCDEDVVDPETVTKEDLLRFYLHINSLPKDYPEAVFLGYNEYLI, from the exons ATGTATTATCAGTTGACAAAGTCTTCTTACATGGACTCTTTGAAGATTCTTGAGGCTGACATCGAGCACGCCAATGGACT GGCTGCTGAGATTCCCATGGGAAAGAGCGGTGTCCGACTTCAGATGAAACTGGTCTGCAGCAATTTGGCTCCTTTCTTCATATTCCTTCTTCAATGGATGGACTTCTCATGTCTGCTTCCAAGATATTTTGATTTCTTCCACATACTCATTTACAAG GTACGTTCTGATGGGCGTTGGAATCTATCCAGGTACGGAAGGAAAGCTACAATCAGAGAGTTTTACG GTGTTATATTACCATCACTCGAGCGTCTTCATATCAACTTCTCCGACTTACCAGGCGACAGCGTATGGTACTCGAATCCAAAAGCCATCGCCAAGAAGAATTACGACGTTGAAGACAACAGATTCATCATGACCAACGTTGACTCggaagaaagagaagaggaaTGCGGGATCTGCTTAGAGCCGTGCACCAAAATGGTGTTACCTAACTGCTGTCACGCCATGTGCATCAAGTGCTACAGGAACTGGAACACGAAGTCCGAGTCGTGCCCGTTTTGTAGAGGCAGCATCAAGAGAGTGAACTCGGAGGATCTGTGGGTGCTGACGTGCGATGAAGATGTGGTGGATCCAGAGACGGTCACGAAAGAGGATTTGCTGCGGTTCTACCTCCACATCAATAGCCTCCCTAAAGATTATCCGGAAGCCGTCTTCTTAGGCTACAACGAGTACTTGATATGA
- the LOC108856474 gene encoding LOW QUALITY PROTEIN: BAHD acyltransferase BIA1 (The sequence of the model RefSeq protein was modified relative to this genomic sequence to represent the inferred CDS: deleted 1 base in 1 codon) has protein sequence MKNKVEILSREVIKPSSPTPNDMKILNLSLLDILSSPMYTGALLFYAADPHNLLGSSSEETSLKLKKSLSKTLPIFYPLAGRITGSFIQCNDEGAVFIEARVDTLLSDFLKCPVPESLEPLIPLEALSREAVTWPVLLIQASFFSCGGLVITICVSHKITDATSLAMFIRGWAESARGLEITLVPSFTASKFFPPPPDELPVKQMEHKGVVEEMNCVTKRFVFDALKIKKLRDKASSNLVKNPTRVEAVTALFWRCATKASRLSSSTTRTSVLLIPVSIRGKVDYLPENTIGNMLSIMILKNQEGTLDGIQDEVNELRKTKEKFSLNSKDMSSSRVLESLEEIGKVHGRGNEMDLWMSNSWCKLGMYEADFGWGKPVWVTGRGTSSFKNFMLLIDAKDGEGIEAWITLVDKHMLLFEQDEELLESVSLNPPVLV, from the exons ATGAAGAATAAAGTTGAGATCTTGTCAAGAGAAGTAATCAAACCATCTTCTCCAACTCCAAATGATATGAAAATTCTCAATCTCTCTCTTCTTGATATCCTCAGCTCACCTATGTACACAGGTGCACTTCTCTTTTACGCTGCAGACCCGCATAACCTTCTCGGTTCTTCATCAGAAGAAACATCCTTGAAGCTCAAGAAATCTCTGTCCAAAACATTACCAATCTTCTACCCTCTTGCCGGAAGAATCACTGGAAGTTTCATCCAATGTAATGATGAAGGAGCTGTGTTCATAGAAGCTAGGGTGGACACTCTTCTCTCGGATTTTCTCAAGTGCCCTGTTCCTGAATCACTGGAGCCACTCATTCCTCTTGAAGCTTTATCAAGAGAAGCAGTTACATGGCCTGTGTTGCTAATCCAAGCCAGCTTCTTCAGCTGTGGAGGATTAGTTATCACAATCTGTGTTTCTCATAAGATCACTGATGCAACATCTTTAGCAATGTTCATCAGAGGATGGGCTGAGTCAGCAAGAGGGTTGGAGATTACATTGGTTCCTAGTTTCACC GCTTCAAAGTTCTTTCCTCCACCTCCTGATGAGCTACCCGTAAAACAGATGGAACATAAAGGCGTGGTTGAAGAGATGAACTGTGTAACAAAGAGGTTTGTGTTCGATGCCTTAAAGATAAAGAAGCTCAGAGACAAAGCTTCCAGCAACCTTGTCAAGAATCCAACTCGTGTTGAAGCGGTTACGGCTCTCTTCTGGAGATGTGCAACTAAGGCTTCTAGGTTGAGTTCTTCAACGACAAGAACTTCGGTGCTGCTGATACCGGTGAGCATACGAGGGAAGGTAGATTATTTGCCTGAGAACACAATTGGGAACATGCTTTCCATCATGATTCTAAAGAACCAAGAAGGTACGTTAGATGGGATTCAAGATGAGGTTAATGAGTTAAGGAAAACAAAGGAAAAATTCAGCTTAAATAGCAAGGACATGTCATCGTCGAGGGTTCTTGAGTCTTTGGAAGAGATTGGGAAAGTACATGGAAGAGGTAACGAGATGGACTTGTGGATGAGTAATAGCTGGTGTAAGCTTGGCATGTACGAGGCTGATTTTGGATGGGGAAAGCCGGTTTGGGTGACCGGAAGAGGCACTTCCAGTTTCAAGAACTTTATGTTGTTGATTGATGCTAAAGATGGAGAAGGAATTGAAGCTTGGATCACTCTTGTGGATAAACACATGTTGCTTTTTGAACAAGATGAAGAGCTTCTTGAATCAGTTTCCTTGAATCCCCCTGTTTTGGTCTAA
- the LOC108849774 gene encoding probable histone H2A.5 isoform X1 produces the protein MHRNWLKFPDSKISDYVLELPGNAARDNKKNRINPRHLCLAIRNDEELGKLLHGVTIASGVVLPNINPVLLPKRSAASQTEKLEKAKAAKSPKKA, from the exons ATGCATAGAAATTGGCTGAAATTTCCCGACAGCAAGATCTCCGATTAT GTTCTGGAGCTGCCGGGGAACGCAGCGAGGGACAACAAGAAGAACAGGATAAACCCGAGGCATCTTTGCTTGGCGATAAGGAATGACGAGGAATTGGGGAAGCTGCTCCACGGAGTCACCATCGCGAGCGGTGTAGTTCTTCCGAACATCAACCCGGTGCTTCTTCCCAAAAGATCTGCTGCATCGCAAACTGAGAAGCTTGAGAAAGCTAAAGCTGCCAAATCTCCCAAGAAGGCTTAA
- the LOC108821055 gene encoding protein NUCLEAR FUSION DEFECTIVE 2, whose translation MVTTQHPFTLLLLLPLAVIGIFSSSSQVSATNVRIEQFSSPFSTDLATLQSQIGYNFTNINLLRRAMTHASFSQENNKALSIFGSHLIETSVSLHLLSKDIDTSSKALTRLIAEVSSVDSSCALDGNRLGLERVIRVSPKTDASNSAIVCGGFRAIFGAVAVDSGLVDEAMKVFWRVHGGPGGRLVVSML comes from the exons ATGGTGACGACTCAACATCCTTTcactctgcttcttcttcttcctctcgcCGTCATCGGgatcttctcctcctcttctcag GTTAGCGCAACCAATGTCAGAATCGAACAATTCTCCTCGCCTTTCTCTACCGATCTCGCAACCCTGCAATCTCAAATCGG CTACAACTTCACCAACATCAACCTCCTTCGCCGTGCCATGACTCACGCTTCCTTCTCTCAAGAGAACAACAAGGCCCTCAGTATCTTCGGATCCCATCTCATTGAAACCTCTGTCTCTCTTCACCTTCTCTCCAAAGACATCGACACCTCCTCCAAGGCTCTGACACGTTTGATAGCAGAGGTTTCGAGTGTGGATTCCTCGTGTGCTCTTGATGGGAACCGGTTGGGTTTGGAGAGGGTTATCAGGGTTTCTCCCAAGACTGATGCCTCGAACTCGGCGATTGTTTGCGGTGGGTTTAGAGCCATCTTTGGAGCTGTTGCTGTTGATTCTGGATTGGTTGATGAGGCTATGAAGGTTTTCTGGAGAGTACATGGAGGTCCAGGTGGGAGACTAGTAGTGTCCATGCTGTAA
- the LOC108860982 gene encoding very-long-chain 3-oxoacyl-CoA reductase-like protein At1g24470, with amino-acid sequence MQTTWHLHVVSFIGFLSLLRLFYPLSKWFITRFLLTDPGRVKRYGSWALVTGATDGIGRAFAHELAKHGLNLILVSRNPSKLASVSDDFRQEFPQIKIKIILFDFSSERGYEAIEEGIKDLEVGILINNVGITYPRAMFFHEVDQLTWTKIVRVNLEATTWVTRSLIGPMLHRRRGAIINISSGAAVVVPSHPLYAIYAATKAYVDKLSRSLHVEYKHFGIHVQCQVPLYVATRMVSEVADIDKPSFFVPSAEVYAKAAVEQIGIGSRCSPFWAHSLQWFLAGLLPKNLLDTWRLSIGLRRRSLS; translated from the exons ATGCAAACAACATGGCATCTACATGTCGTAAGCTTCATAggttttctctctctccttaGACTATTCTATCCTCTCTCGAAATGGTTCATCACCAGATTCCTCCTCACTGACCCCGGGCGGGTCAAGCGTTATGGCTCGTGGGCTCTGGTCACTGGAGCCACAGATGGGATCGGACGAGCCTTTGCTCACGAGCTGGCAAAACACGGCCTTAACCTCATCCTAGTCAGCAGAAACCCTTCGAAGCTCGCTTCAGTTTCCGATGATTTCCGACAGGAGTTTCCACAAATCAAGATCAAGATCATTCTCTTTGACTTCTCCTCTG AAAGAGGATATGAAGCTATCGAGGAGGGGATCAAAGACCTTGAAGTTGGAATTCTGATAAACAACGTTGGGATAACTTACCCACGAGCCATGTTCTTCCACGAGGTTGACCAACTCACATGGACCAAAATCGTTAGGGTCAATCTTGAAGCCACCACTTGGGTCACAAGATCTCTCATCGGACCAATGCTTCACCGCCGTCGAGGAGCTATCATAAATATTAGCTCCGGTGCCGCCGTTGTTGTCCCTTCTCATCCTCTCTATGCCATCTACGCCGCCACCAAAGC CTATGTTGATAAACTATCAAGGTCTTTGCATGTGGAATATAAGCATTTTGGTATCCACGTCCAGTGCCAG GTTCCATTATACGTGGCAACGAGGATGGTATCAGAAGTAGCAGATATAGATAAACCAAGCTTCTTTGTACCATCGGCGGAAGTATATGCAAAAGCGGCGGTGGAGCAGATCGGAATTGGATCACGATGCTCGCCATTTTGGGCTCATTCCCTTCAGTGGTTTCTCGCTGGTCTTTTGCCGAAGAACCTTCTTGATACTTGGCGTCTCTCTATCGGTCTTCGTAGAAGAAGTTTGTCTTAG
- the LOC108849774 gene encoding probable histone H2A.5 isoform X2, which produces MQLFDIPYMTVLELPGNAARDNKKNRINPRHLCLAIRNDEELGKLLHGVTIASGVVLPNINPVLLPKRSAASQTEKLEKAKAAKSPKKA; this is translated from the exons ATGCAACTGTTCGACATTCCATATATGACA GTTCTGGAGCTGCCGGGGAACGCAGCGAGGGACAACAAGAAGAACAGGATAAACCCGAGGCATCTTTGCTTGGCGATAAGGAATGACGAGGAATTGGGGAAGCTGCTCCACGGAGTCACCATCGCGAGCGGTGTAGTTCTTCCGAACATCAACCCGGTGCTTCTTCCCAAAAGATCTGCTGCATCGCAAACTGAGAAGCTTGAGAAAGCTAAAGCTGCCAAATCTCCCAAGAAGGCTTAA